The Rhizoctonia solani chromosome 13, complete sequence nucleotide sequence GAAGGGGAAGCAAGGGGGGTCAAGAAATGATGCGTCAAACAGCGTACTTGTCCGTTATCCTCTTCTAACTGTCTCAAGGACATTCTGTATAAGAAATAAGCTCAGTTCTGAATATCATATGATAATGTCAGAAATACCTACGTAAGAATGGACATCTTACCATTATACGGGATCCTGTCGCGCGAGCTAATATGGCTTTTCTTGAGCATTGTATACCCAGCTCCGAACACACCTACGCCTCTATCGTTAATCCTACGTTGACACGATCTTTTGGGCGGCAAGGATATCTTCATAGTTGACGGAGAATTGCTCCCATTATCAGAAGAGGATTCGTCTTCGGATGAATCGCTACTATCCGACTGCACGGGAAAACCGCCACCGACTCGAGCAACGGTCTGGGGGTTATGATGTGCAACAAGGGATAACATGCGGCGGATGTTTTCTATAGCATATGTGTGTAGCACCGAGTTATCAGAGTCTTCCGCATACAAAATGATTTCCTCAGGAAAGGCGATAACATCTAAATCACAGTCCATCTAAAAATATTTCCAACCGCCCGTTTCTGTTCGATACCACTATACTCACCTCTAGCTTGATTCCGGTATCTAACAATATCCCTTGGCGAGTTTTCCAATCATAAATCTGTAATGCAGCTGTCCCTCCATGGAATGGACCTACCACCCCAGCCAAGCCCCGCTTTACTGATGTAAGAACGGTATTTGAACACTGGAATTCTGGACACACCTCTAAAAATAGCCCGGTAATAGGGATATCGATACGCATATCAAGAACTTGAGAAATCGAAACATCGGGGTGGAGAGGCGGGAAATCGAGTTTGAATACGGAGAATTGACCATAATCTTCCTGGCTCCTATTGGATGTTTATTAAGCTCGTCAGACATATTTGGTATACACCTACAAATCATGCGCCCCAGTAGCTAAGCCAATTAATACTGCTTGTTCTACTTGCAATACCTCACAAGTATGGGTATAATGATGCAGGTGAGTCTGCATCCATGCAACGCAGCCACAAATCTCTGGATCAACGTCCCACACTGATAACACTCCATTGCGAAAAAATATTACGATATATCGACCACCAGGAATCTTGCAATCTGGGTAAGTGCTCGGTACCTCGTAATTTAGTATGTGTGTTTTACCTGTCCTAACCAGCTTATCTGTCCCCACTTATGGCTGGCATCCAATACCTGAAAGATTGGTCTGGGAGTAGGCCGCTCCTTTAGAAAGTTTGCTTCAACTCGGGCTGCATGAGATACTGCGTGCTCAAGCTCTTTGACCGTTAGGGATTCCATACTGCGCCAAATTGGTAAAGGTAAGGCCCTTCTGCTTCGAACTGAGCGAGCTAGACTTGACCTATGAAATTGGTTAATATAATTGTTCCGGCCTATTCAATCTGGATATGAATTGTGGCTGACCAGACAGAACGAAGTTTGCTGAATTGGAGAAGAGAACGGCAAGTCTTGTCCTAAAATGAGTACTTCCAAAAACTAAATACGCCAAACCCATAACTTACTCTCCGCAAGTTAATGAGGTCCTTTACAGACAGATATTCGACGATATTGAGAAGCAAATCATATGGCAGCAGGTCCAGGCTCCACCCCCCGCTCGAAACGGGAGTAAATAGTGCAAGTGTTGAAAACTTGTTAATCATCAACCGAATCAACCAAGCAGGCGTGTGTGTCGTAGGTATATAGGAAAACTGGGTGCAAATTAATGACGATGATGGGACGAGGGCGCGCAATGATATTTAAACTCGCTGCGCACTAACAAAGCCATTTGTGTGATATGACGTTTGGTGTTAGGGTCCATTTGTTAAGAACGTCATAATCATCAGTGGGGCATATCAGTGCGTAGCCGACGCACCCTCGCACAACGCTAAAGTTATGAGTACGCCaatggtggtggtagtggtgagCCATTAGAATGGCCGAAAGTTTCATTCGTCTCAGGGTTTCGTGACGTATTGGTATGCCTTTGGAATCACATTCAAATCTATTTACTTACATCAAGGAATGGAATACAACCCACGCGACCCTTCTCCCTGTATTATACATCCTTGGAATCAGCCTGCAAGGGGACCAACTTTGCACGCTCGTCGTCGGCAGATTCAAATGTATATAACCGAGCTTCGACATTTGACCATATCTATACTAGAATATAAGTTTATATGCGATATGGCTGATCAGGATTTGGCATACCCTTACGCGGTCATAGTATCCATCCAAACCAACAAGATAACGTATAAAATTTCCATGTGCAACCACGGCTATTGTTTGCTCTTTGCGCTCACGTATAAGGTGTCTGACCCACTGGGCCCGCGCCCATAGCGCATCAGGAGACGAGCTATAGAACCCCTGCTTCTGATTCCAATCTTCGCTTAACGGACTGAAATCTAGGCGGCCTTGTTTCAATTCTGTAGTATATTCGGGTGTGGACTCGAGAGTTTCTCGATCTAAACCTCGATCACAGGGGAGGTCATTGATTTCCTGTAACTGAGGAGTTAAAATAACTCGGGAGCGAGGCAGAAGTCGGCCCACGGCATCCGGAAGGGCCAGCAAAGTAGTGGAAAGAGCCCGACGTTGAGGAGATGTGAGAATGAGTTCCACCGAGTCTTGGATGGAGCACCCCAGCGGCGAATTGCTGAATTCGATGCACTGTGAACGGCCCAGGTCGGTTAGAACCGCGTCTGGGACTATGAAAATTGCCGCGAATTCGAAAGTTAGGACGCTATAAGCATACATAAACAGACTTTATTTACTCCAAGTTCTATTATCTATGCTGTTGTAGTTGTAAGGTATAGACATCCATATAAGGTCCCTATATATGATCGACTCACTTGCATTCAGCTTGCCCATGACGGATTAAATAAACAGTTTTGAATTTCTTTCCGTTGACGACCATGAAGTTAAATAAAACCAGGACGCTAGCTAGGATAGGGGCAGAAATGAGATGCGAGAAAGTTAGTTCGTGTCTTCAGAATATTGCGACCGTTTTCATTATCTTGAAAACAAATAGCCCCCGTGGGAGATTGAGATGAGATGAGAAGCGACATGTTTATTCATCAAGAACAGGACAATTTTGATACATCCTGTCAGAGTGTAAATACATATATGTGAGGGTGGCTATCGATTATTAGTGTATTTGTGGGCCATATAGTAGAGTAAAATGCGATTAAAAGCTCGTCTGTTGGAACTTAATTTTTGGTAAGATATGCCCCCGTATGTATGCACTATTTACCAGCGGGCCTGGTGAATATTTTACAAGCTGTATCCTACTTACGGGTGGGGGCCATGCGTAAGCTCAGGGTACCTGTACTTCATTAATCCTCGTGATACTAGAGCAAACAACTAGCCCCTAAAAACCCCTATTCGGAGCGCACAGTAAGAATGTCCACTCTTCAGCTATTTGTTTCAACCATCGTCCTCATTTTCTCTGAACATCATTCTCCCACATTTTCACGACCGAGGGAGTTATTCCTACAAAATGGTCTACCCTGCAAACGCCCTTTCATTATCATTGCTGTTAGGGGCTGGTGGTGTAATGCTCTCAGCCGCTGCGACTCTACCATGCAGTAACCAGTGTACGGCTTATCACAAGGTACTCTTAGTATTGTTTCAGAACACCAAATTGTGCTGATGAATTGAACCCGAAAAGGAGGTGCAGCCAACTTCGCAGTTGAGCTCTCGAAATATTTACAAGCGGCGGTCAAGGTCTCGTCGCAGCACAGAGCCAGAGGCTTCGAGCGCTAGCTCCATTTTAGATGACTTAGTTGGCTCTTCAGATGGTGCTTGGGATGGCGACTCCGAGCACGGCGATTCCCATCCCGATGATCCTGCTCTCGCAACATCTCCCATCGGCATCGACCTGGGCGCTCCATTCGACAGCGCTGTTGGCTGGTTAAATGCTGATGAGAGCATACACAGTGTTCTAAACTTGGAGGGAGAGTTGGATTTGATTGCTCATTCTCATGAAAAGCCTCGCGGAGTTAAAATCGGAACGTTGGGTTATGTATCTAACAGCACGGCTCATAGCCCATTCGAGCTCTTGTCGGAGGCAGAGGCGGGGGGTATTGTGTTTTTGACTCTACCAGAACTAGTGACCCACCAAAGGGAAGGAAACCTCGAGCTCGGACCCGGTGCCAGTTTCTCGAATCACTCTACAGCGATACTGGCAACCCGCACTTACCCTTTGGGCTTGGATCTTTTGTCTAACCTGAACTTGACTGACAGAGGCTCTGTCGATACTTCAAGAGAGGGTCAATCAGCATCGTCCGGTTTCGTTTACGTACTCATCAAGGCAGGTACTCCATCCAATTCCGATCCACCATCGTCTCTTTGTGCAACATTCTACGCATACCCGACTCTTAACCACAATGATGATGATACACCTATGTTTCTTGAGAAATGCGACCGCTCCCTTGTTCCAGGAGCACCCACCAATACAGCCAACACCACAATGACTCAACTTTGGCAATACGACCCAAAAACTCGTGAACTAAAGCCAGCCATACAAGGAGATACTGGAGTCACCGCCCCGTTAGGCGTACCGAAGTCGAATGGTTCAGACCCTTCACTCGTAGGGGGGGCCGACTCGGGGACTGGAGTTCAGTACCCTTCCGGAACAAGCTCTTCGATCGAGAGAACCAGAACCGCCAACACGCAGCCTTCTGAAGCTATTCGAAAATTGAAGAGTGACACATCCCACAGTACTACGCAAACTCACCCTTCTCCGATGACTGCGCCAGCCCAAATTAGAGCTCGCAAAAGTAAGAGTGGTCGCACAGAAGGGAGTGGATCTTTGCTTCCAGCGTACAAGACGATAGCTATCGTTGATCCTTATACACTTGTATTTGCTCCCCGAAGTGTTACCGATGATGAAACTGCCTTGCCAGACTCTCCAGCTCGGTGAGGAACACACACATGCATTATTCGTTTATCGGAAATGTTGATAGGACTGGTTGAATGGATGTATATCAAATTTGTAATAATACACTATATATCGTCCTCTGGTGTTTCATCAATCATCTTCGCATAGTCTTCCGCAGAAGCAAACGTTGGCAATCTACGCGGCCTCTTGCGTTTTTCGCGTTTGCTGTCCGCCGCAGAAGCCTTTTTACGCTTGCCCTGGACCGCTTCTTCATCTGAAGAAGTGGCGTCTCCACCAGAAAGCTCGATCAAATCATCTGGGTCTTCGGCAAATTCGATTTCTTCGTCCGAGTCGCCCAGATCATCCGGCATACTACCACCTTCGACTGAGCCATCGTCTTCCACACCGGAACCGCTTTCTTGCTCTGACTTATGACCACCCAAGTCATCGTCTTCATCATCTGACATATCGTCCAAGCCGCTAGGAATATCATCACTATCATCCTCCGCATTTTGGAGCTCGGGCATAGACGATTGCAAGGCCTACGAGCCACTGAGTCAATCCTGAGCTCGATTTAAGTAGTAGATTATCATACCTTCCATACGGCATCTTCATCTAGCTCACTCTCTTCTTCACTCTCGCCACCGTTATCACTTGAATCATCACCTTCAGCTTCGTCATCTTCGACATGCCCCATACTATTCTCATCAGAGTCGTCTAAACTATCTTCgtccttttctttcttccgTTTCTCGGCCTTACTGACTCTGGCTTTCTGTTTTTCAGCCTTTTGTAGGAAGAATTTATGAAAGAATAGCTATTATAAATATGTCGATTTAGTTATGTGCTTGAAATACGATATGTATAACCTCCAACATACCTGATCAGCTGGAACCTCCTTCGCATTCTTTTTCCAAAACGATTCCTCATTCACCGT carries:
- a CDS encoding histidine phosphatase family containing protein, which translates into the protein MGKLNAIPDAVLTDLGRSQCIEFSNSPLGCSIQDSVELILTSPQRRALSTTLLALPDAEINDLPCDRGLDRETLESTPEYTTELKQGRLDFSPLSEDWNQKQGFYSSSPDALWARAQWVRHLIRERKEQTIAVVAHGNFIRYLVGLDGYYDRVRIWSNVEARLYTFESADDERAKLVPLQADSKDV